TGCCACACGAGCGACGACGGCTCGACCTTGCCCATGACGGCGCTCACGAGCTGGCGCTGCCGCTCGGCCCGGCCCACGTCGCCCTTCGGGTCGGCCTTGCGCATGCGCGCGAACGCGAGCGCCTCGGTGCCGCCCACGTCGTGGCAGCCCGCGGTCCAGACCATGCCGGAGTCCGGGTCGTTCACGTCGGCGTCGTAGCAGAGGTTCACGCCCCCGACGGCGTCGACGACGTGGCCGACGCCCGCCATGCCGATCTCCGCGTAGTGGTCGACCGTCAGCCCGGTCAGGCCCTCGACGGTGCGGACCAGCAGCGGCGCCTGGCCCCACGCGAACGCGGCGTTGAGCTTGGACGCGCCGTGCTCCGGGATCTCGACGTACGTGTCGCGGGGGAGCGAGATGAGCGCCGCGGGCCCGTCCTGCGGGACGTGCAGCAGCAGGATCGTGTCGGTGCGCGCACCCTCGGTGCCGTCGGCCGCGATCCCGCCGTCCGCGCGCGAGTCGGAGCCCGTGAGCAGGTACGTCGTGCCGGGCGTGCCCGCCGCTCCGGACAGCGCGGGGGTGTGCTGGATCTTGCCGTTCGCCCAGTACGCCAGCCCGATCGGCCACGCGAGCAGCGCGACGAGCACGAGCACCGCGGTGAGCGCGACGAGCCGGCCGCGACGCCGACGGGGGGCTGCCGGGGTGTCGCCGCCGCCGACGGGTGCCGGTCGGCCGCCGCCCGGACCTCCGGGCCGTGCGCCCGGGGCCGCCGCAGGCCGTGCCGCAGCACCCGCACGGGACGTCGTGGACCGCGGGGTCGCGGCGCCCGCGGAACGCGTGCCGCCGGCCGCCGCGGTGCCGCCGACCGGGGTCGCCGCTCGCGGGCGGGCCGGCGCGGGCCGTGTCGCCGGAGCGGGCCGTGCGCCGCCGACGGGGATCGCCGGTGCGCCGTCGGCGGGACGGGACCCGCCGGACGCCGGCGAGAACGACGCGGGTCGCGGTGCGCTCGACGGACGCCCGGCGGACGGGGTGCCGCGCGGCGGGGTCGAGGGCGCGCCCGCGGAGGGCGTGGACGGGGTGGGGCGGGCCGGACGGGAGGCGGGCGCGTCGGTCCCGACGACGATCGCCTCGCCGTCACCGCCGTCCGCGGGCCGACGCGGCGGAGCCGCGGGGGTGAACGACGGCGGCGCCGAGGGACGCCCGTCGCGGGTCACGGGGCACCTGCCGTCATGCCGGGCACACCGCGGTCGTGTCCTCGGCGGTGAACGCCTCGCGACCCGCCTGCTTGGTGGGGGCGGGCGTCGGCTGCTCGGGGACGGGCGCGGTCGCCTCGGGGGCGGTGGGCGCCGTCGTGCCGGGCGTCGGCGCGGTCGTCGTGGGCGTGGTCGGCTCGGGCTCGCCGAGCGCGGGCAGGTCTGCGGCGACGTTGGCCCACATCTCGGTCGCGGCCGACGTCCACTCGACGCGGTTGGGGTCGCTCTTGGCGGGTGCCCACGGCACGGTCATGAACGTGATGCTGTCACCCCGGATGGAGCGCATGTTGTAGGTGAGGCCGGTCATCGCGGTGAGCGACAGCCCCGAGTCGGTCGTGAGCGAGCTCGTCGCGGCGTCGAGGAACGACACGAGCTGGCCGAGGTCGCTCAGCACGTTCTTCGACAGGACCTCGGTCGCCATGGCCGCCACGAGGCGCTGCTGGTTGCCGATGCGGTTCGTGTCGGAGCCGTCGCCGACGCCCTTGCCCTTGCGGGCCCGGGCGAACGCGAGGGCCGTCGGGCCGTCGAGCCGCTGGACGCCCGCCTGGACGTTGAGCCCCGCGTCCTTCGAGGTCATCGCGTTGGGAATGCAGATCTCGACGCCGCCGATGGCGTCGATCATCGACTGGAACCCGGCGAAGTCCACGACGACGAAGTGGTCGATCGGGACGCCGGTGTTCTCCTGCACGGTGCGGATCGTGCACGCCGCCGCGGACGCCATGTCGCCGCCCATGTCCCACCCGGTCGCGAACGCCGTGTTGAACATGCCGTGCGTCGCGCGCGACTTCTTGCCGTTCGACATCGTGCACGACGGGATGTCGACCAGGGAGTCGCGGGGGATCGAGATGGCCTCGACGCGCTGCCGGTCGGCGGACACGTGGACGAGGATCGTGGTGTCGGACCGCATGCCCGCCACGTCGCCGCCGATCTGCGCGTTCACGCCGTCGCGCTGGTCGGAGCCGAGCACGAGGATGTTCACCGGGGCGCCCTTGTTCGGGTCGTCCGGGTCGGGTGTGCGGGTCACCTGGGGCGTCGGCCCGACCAGCGCGGAGACGTCGACCTGGTCCATGTTGCCCTGGAGCCGGGTGAACGCGGCCGCCGCCCCGGCGACGCCGAACGCGACGACCGCGACGGTCGTCAGCGCGATCCCGCGCAGGATCCGGTGGGTGCGCGGGTTGCGGGCGTGCCGTGCCGCGCGCGGGCGCGGCACGGCGACGTGGCGTGAGGTCACGGCATCGATCGTAGGAGAACGGCGTCACCGCACCGCGCATTGCGCGGGCGGGCGTCGTAAAGGATCTGTGCAGATGAGCGACGCGCCGGGCGCGCCGGTCAGCGCCCGAGCTGCGCGTACTTGGCCTCGGTCGCGTCCTTCTGCGGGCGCCACCACGACTCGTTGTCGCGGTACCACTGCACGGTCGCCTCGAGGCCGGCGCGGAAGTTGCCGTAGCGCGGGCTCCAGCCGAGCTCCTCGCGCAGCTTCGTCGAGTCGATCGCGTAGCGCAGGTCGTGGCCCGGGCGGTCGCTCACGAGGTCGTAGGCGTCCGCCGGCTGCCCCATGATCTCCAGGATCGACTCGACGACGGTCTTGTTGTTCTCCTCGCCGTCCGCACCGATCAGGTACGTCTCGCCGATGCGGCCCTTCTCGATGATCGCCCACACCGCGCTGTTGTGGTCCTCGACGTGGATCCAGTCGCGGACGTTCTCGCCCGAGCCGTAGAGCTTGGGGCGGACGCCGTCGATGACGTTGGTGATCTGGCGCGGGATGAACTTCTCGACGTGCTGGTACGGCCCGTAGTTGTTCGAGCAGTTCGAGATCGTCGCCTGCACGCCGAAGCTGCGCGCCCACGCGCGGACCAGGAGGTCGGACGACGCCTTCGTCGAGCTGTAGGGCGACGACGGGTTGTACGGCGTGTCCGGCGTGAACTTCGCCGGGTCGTCGAGCTCAAGGTCGCCGTAGACCTCGTCGGTCGAGATGTGGTGGTAGCGGACGCCGTGGCGCCGGACCGCCTCGAGGAGCTGGTACGTCCCGATGACGTTCGTGCGGAGGAACGGCCACGGGTCGTGCAGCGAGTTGTCGTTGTGCGACTCCGCGGCGAAGTGCACGACGAGGTCGACGTCCTTCACGAGGTGGTCGACGATGTCCGGGTCCGCGATGTCACCCTTCGCGAAGACGACCTTGCCCTCGACCGGGTCGAGGCTGCGCTCGTCGCCTGCGTAGGTCAGCGCGTCGAGGACCGTCACGTGGACGTCGGGACGCTCACGGACCGTCTGGTGGACGAAGTTCGAGCCGATGAAGCCGGCTCCGCCGGTGACGAGCATGCGCACGGTGTAGACCTCCGGGGCGGGTGGGAACGTACGAACTCTAGCGGGGGACGGATCGGGCAGGGCTGGTCCGTGGAGCGCTGTATCCTCGAACGTCGACCGCCCGCAGCCCGACGCCGGCCGTCGCGCGCGACGGATCGCCCGCACGAGGCGCGTCGCCACGGAAGTCCACCGGGACGTCCCCGATCTGGAGGCACCACCATCGACACGCTGGCAGCGCCCGACGCGCCGTCGGGCTCGACCGCCCTCGTCCGGGAGGTGCGGCACACGCCGCCCATCTGGAAGCAGTGGAACCTCGTCTCGAACTTCGCGCAGCGCGACCTGAAGTCCAAGTTCAAGGGCTCGGCCCTGGGATGGGCGTGGTCGCTGGTCGTGCCGCTCGCGACGCTCGCGATCTACACGGTCGTCTTCTCGGTCGTGTTCCGCGCGCAGCCGCCCGACTTCGGCAACGGCCGCGAGGGCGTCTTCGTGGTGTGGCTGTTCGGCGGCCTCACCACCTGGACG
The sequence above is a segment of the Cellulomonas fimi genome. Coding sequences within it:
- a CDS encoding LCP family protein, with the protein product MLVLVALLAWPIGLAYWANGKIQHTPALSGAAGTPGTTYLLTGSDSRADGGIAADGTEGARTDTILLLHVPQDGPAALISLPRDTYVEIPEHGASKLNAAFAWGQAPLLVRTVEGLTGLTVDHYAEIGMAGVGHVVDAVGGVNLCYDADVNDPDSGMVWTAGCHDVGGTEALAFARMRKADPKGDVGRAERQRQLVSAVMGKVEPSSLVWQPSQQVKLVDAGTGALTVDDGTGIVDMARLALAFRAATGPEGITGTPPIADMNYRPGDVGSTVLLDPDQAPAFFAAIRDGSLPPGVVGGVPTS
- a CDS encoding LCP family protein, which translates into the protein MTSRHVAVPRPRAARHARNPRTHRILRGIALTTVAVVAFGVAGAAAAFTRLQGNMDQVDVSALVGPTPQVTRTPDPDDPNKGAPVNILVLGSDQRDGVNAQIGGDVAGMRSDTTILVHVSADRQRVEAISIPRDSLVDIPSCTMSNGKKSRATHGMFNTAFATGWDMGGDMASAAACTIRTVQENTGVPIDHFVVVDFAGFQSMIDAIGGVEICIPNAMTSKDAGLNVQAGVQRLDGPTALAFARARKGKGVGDGSDTNRIGNQQRLVAAMATEVLSKNVLSDLGQLVSFLDAATSSLTTDSGLSLTAMTGLTYNMRSIRGDSITFMTVPWAPAKSDPNRVEWTSAATEMWANVAADLPALGEPEPTTPTTTAPTPGTTAPTAPEATAPVPEQPTPAPTKQAGREAFTAEDTTAVCPA
- the rfbB gene encoding dTDP-glucose 4,6-dehydratase, with the translated sequence MRMLVTGGAGFIGSNFVHQTVRERPDVHVTVLDALTYAGDERSLDPVEGKVVFAKGDIADPDIVDHLVKDVDLVVHFAAESHNDNSLHDPWPFLRTNVIGTYQLLEAVRRHGVRYHHISTDEVYGDLELDDPAKFTPDTPYNPSSPYSSTKASSDLLVRAWARSFGVQATISNCSNNYGPYQHVEKFIPRQITNVIDGVRPKLYGSGENVRDWIHVEDHNSAVWAIIEKGRIGETYLIGADGEENNKTVVESILEIMGQPADAYDLVSDRPGHDLRYAIDSTKLREELGWSPRYGNFRAGLEATVQWYRDNESWWRPQKDATEAKYAQLGR